A single genomic interval of Mangifera indica cultivar Alphonso chromosome 5, CATAS_Mindica_2.1, whole genome shotgun sequence harbors:
- the LOC123216129 gene encoding probable peroxygenase 4, whose product MASSALSSKTVQEKVEIFVPDEHDVLQRHVAFFDRNHDGLVYPWETFQGFRAIGAGYLLSTASAFLINIALSSKTRQGKFPNLLFPIEVKNIHKAKHGSDSGVYDSNGRFVPLKFEEIFRKHARTHHNALTSDELMAMLKANREPKDYKGWVASYTEWKVLYDLCRDKHGLLHKDTIRAVYDGSLFERLEKERQSTSKKADV is encoded by the exons ATGGCTTCTTCTGCTTTGTCATCAAAAACTGTACAAGAGA AAGTAGAAATATTTGTTCCAGATGAACATGATGTTCTGCAGAGGCACGTTGCTTTCTTTGATCGGAATCATGACGGGCTTGTTTATCCTTGGGAAACCTTTCAAG GTTTCAGAGCAATCGGTGCCGGCTACTTGCTGTCGACGGCCAGTGCCTTTCTGATCAACATAGCACTCAGTTCGAAAACTCGCCAG GGAAAATTTCCTAATCTTCTATTCCCAATTGAGGTTAAAAATATCCACAAAGCCAAACATGGCAGTGACTCCGGAGTATATGATTCTAACGGAAG GTTTGTTCctttgaaatttgaagaaattttccGCAAGCATGCACGAACGCACCATAATGCTTTAACATCAGATGAGTTAATGGCAATGCTCAAGGCCAATAGAGAACCTAAGGATTATAAAGGATg GGTTGCAAGTTACACAGAATGGAAGGTGTTGTACGATTTATGTAGAGATAAACATGGATTGTTGCATAAAGATACAATAAGAGCTGTTTATGATGGAAGCCTATTTGAACGATTAGAGAAGGAGAGACAATCTACCTCAAAGAAAGC TGATGTGTAA
- the LOC123215282 gene encoding probable peroxygenase 5 → MSFMAFSFFFFMASSAFSAEVEKYVPASQDYLQRHVSFFDRDHDGIIYPWETLEGMKAIGISDLTAKTIATLTHMSISPKTIEGNSTDPKLPIFVKNIAKAKFESDTGSWDAQGRFNATRFEENFCKHAHARKDSLTWDEIMEMMKTNNVPKDFRGWIGSYNGWKLFYSLAKDKNGLLHKKTMKNLYDGSAFYQLEKGRR, encoded by the exons ATGAGTTTCATGgctttctccttcttcttctttatggCATCTTCTGCTTTTTCTGCAGAAGTTGAAAAATATGTTCCAGCGTCCCAAGATTATCTGCAGAGACACGTTTCTTTCTTTGATCGGGATCATGACGGGATAATTTATCCCTGGGAAACCCTTGAAG GTATGAAAGCAATCGGCATCAGTGACTTGACGGCCAAGACTATTGCCACTCTGACCCACATGTCAATTAGTCCTAAAACTATCGAG GGAAATTCGACTGATCCTAAATtaccaatttttgttaaaaatattgcGAAAGCCAAATTTGAGAGCGACACCGGTAGTTGGGATGCTCAAGGaag GTTTAATGCTacaagatttgaagaaaatttctGCAAGCATGCACATGCACGCAAGGACTCTTTAACATGGGATGAAATAATGGAAATGATGAAGACCAACAATGTACCTAAGGATTTCAGAGGATG GATTGGAAGCTACAACGGATGGAAGCTCTTCTACAGCCTAGCTAAAGATAAAAATGGACTATTGCATAAAAAGACAATGAAAAATCTTTACGATGGAAGCGCATTTTACCAATTAGAGAAGGGGAGAAGATAA
- the LOC123217538 gene encoding probable peroxygenase 5: MSFWAFSFFVVFFMASSAFSAEVEEYVPAEQDVLQRHVSFFDRNHDGIIYPSETVEGMKAIGINPFSAQSSAALIHMAISPKTTESKLPDVKLPIVVKNIAKGKHGSDSGTYDAQGRFVPAKFEEIFSKHAHAHDDSLTSDELMEMLKTNRQPNDFKGRVASFAEWKLLYDLSKDKDGLLHKDTVRAIYDGSLFYQLEKGRK, translated from the exons ATGAGTTTCTGGGCTTTCTCCTTTTTCGTCGTCTTCTTCATGGCTTCTTCTGCTTTTTCTGCAGAAGTTGAAGAATATGTTCCAGCAGAGCAAGATGTTCTGCAGAGACACGTTTCTTTCTTCGATCGAAATCATGACGGAATAATTTATCCTTCGGAAACCGTTGAAG GTATGAAAGCAATCGGTATCAATCCCTTCTCGGCCCAAAGTAGTGCCGCTCTGATCCACATGGCAATCAGTCCTAAAACTACCGAG AGTAAATTACCCGATGTTAAACTCCCAATCGTGGTTAAAAATATTGCGAAAGGCAAACATGGGAGCGACTCCGGAACCTATGATGCTCAAGGAag GTTTGTTCCtgcaaaatttgaagaaattttcagTAAGCATGCACATGCACACGATGACTCTTTAACGTCGGATGAATTAATGGAAATGCTCAAGACTAATAGACAACCAAATGATTTCAAAGGACG GGTTGCAAGTTTCGCAGAATGGAAGCTCTTATACGATCTGTCTAAAGATAAAGATGGATTGTTGCATAAAGATACAGTAAGAGCTATTTATGATGGAAGTCTGTTTTACCAATTAGAGAAGGGGAGAAAATAA
- the LOC123217592 gene encoding probable peroxygenase 5 produces the protein MSFWAFSFFVVFFMASSAFSAEVEEYVPAEQDVLQRHVSFFDRNHEGIIYPSETVEGMKAIGINPFSAQSSAALIHMAISPKTTESKLPDVKLPIVVKNIAKGKHGSDSGTYDAQGRLVAAKFEELFSNHAHAHDDSLTSDELMEMLKTNRQPNDFKGWVASFAEWKLLYDLSKDKDGLLHKDTVRAIYDGSLFYQLEKGRK, from the exons ATGAGTTTCTGGGCTTTCTCCTTTTTCGTCGTCTTCTTCATGGCTTCTTCTGCTTTTTCTGCAGAAGTTGAAGAATATGTTCCAGCAGAGCAAGATGTTCTGCAGAGACACGTTTCTTTCTTCGATCGAAATCATGAAGGAATAATTTATCCTTCGGAAACCGTTGAAG GTATGAAAGCAATCGGTATCAATCCCTTCTCGGCCCAAAGTAGTGCCGCTCTGATCCACATGGCAATCAGTCCTAAAACTACCGAG AGTAAATTACCCGATGTTAAACTCCCAATCGTGGTTAAAAATATTGCGAAAGGCAAACATGGGAGTGACTCCGGAACCTATGATGCTCAAGGAag GCTTGTTGCTGCAAAATTTGAAGAACTTTTCAGTAATCATGCACATGCACACGATGACTCTTTAACATCGGATGAATTAATGGAAATGCTCAAGACTAATAGACAACCAAATGATTTCAAAGGATG GGTTGCAAGTTTCGCAGAATGGAAGCTCTTATACGATCTGTCTAAAGATAAAGATGGATTGTTGCATAAAGATACAGTAAGAGCTATTTATGATGGAAGTTTGTTTTACCAATTAGAGAAGGGGAGAAAATAA
- the LOC123217436 gene encoding probable peroxygenase 5, which produces MSFWAFSFFVVFFMASSAFSAEVEEYVPAEQDVLQSHVSFFDRNHDGIIYPSETVEGMKAIGINPFLAQSSASLIHMAISPVTTESKLPNVKLPIVVKNIAKGKHGSDSGTYDAQGRFVPAKFEEIFSKHAHAHDDSLTSDELMEMLKTNRQPNDFKGWVASFAEWKLLYDLSKDKDGLLHKDTVRAIYDGSLFYQLEKGRK; this is translated from the exons ATGAGTTTCTGGGCCTTCTCCTTTTTCGTCGTCTTCTTCATGGCTTCTTCTGCTTTTTCTGCAGAAGTTGAAGAATATGTTCCAGCAGAGCAAGATGTTCTGCAGAGCCACGTTTCTTTCTTCGATCGAAATCATGACGGAATAATTTATCCTTCGGAAACCGTTGAAG GTATGAAAGCAATCGGTATCAATCCCTTCTTGGCCCAGAGTAGTGCCTCTCTGATCCACATGGCAATCAGTCCTGTAACTACCGAG AGTAAGTTACCCAATGTTAAACTCCCGATCGTGGTTAAAAATATCGCGAAAGGCAAACATGGGAGCGACTCCGGAACCTATGATGCTCAAGGAag GTTTGTTCCtgcaaaatttgaagaaattttcagTAAGCATGCACATGCACACGATGACTCTTTAACATCGGATGAATTAATGGAAATGCTCAAGACTAATAGACAACCAAATGATTTCAAAGGATG GGTTGCAAGTTTCGCAGAATGGAAGCTCTTGTACGATCTGTCTAAAGATAAAGATGGATTGTTGCATAAAGATACAGTAAGAGCTATTTATGATGGAAGTCTGTTTTACCAATTAGAGAAGGGGAGAAAATAA